The DNA region GGGTTCAACACGGTGTTCGTGCTGCGCAAGTATTCGCCCGGCCAGGCGATGGTCCAGGCGTTCAAGGACAGCTATCTCGCCGTGGAGCGGACCGTGCTCACCCTCAAGGGGCTCTTCGTCCGCGATGTGCGCATGAAAGACCTTGGCGGGCCCCTCATGATCTGGGACGTGACCACCAAGGCCGCCGAGGCGGGATGGAGCTGGCTCCTGCGCATTACCGCCTTCATCAGCGTCAACCTCTTCATCTTCAACCTGCTGCCCCTTCCCGTGCTCGACGGCGGCCAGATCGTGACGAACACCATCGAGTCCATCCGCAGAAAGCCCCTCAATGAACGGTTTCTGGAGCGCTTCCAGCAGGCCGGGCTGCTTCTGGTCTTGGCCCTGATGGTCTTCGTGACGTATAATGACATCGTGCGCAAGGTGCAGGAATGGATTCCCTGACCCCCGTTCCGGAGCGCACACCCCTTCGGCCATCCCTGAGGAGAGCAGCATCATGAGTCGTGTCACCTGCAAGTTTGGCGGTTCCTCCCTGGCGGACGCGGCGTGCGTGCGGGGCGTGGTGGACATCATCCGCGCCGACGCCGGCCGCCGGTTTGTCGTCCCCTCCGCCCCCGGCAAGCGCAACGCGGGCGACAAGAAGGTCACCGACCTGCTCTACGCCTGGCACGGCCTGGCCCTGGGCGGGCTGGACCCCGCGGAGCCCCGGCGCATCATCGAGGAGCGCTTCCTGGAGCTGGCGCGCGACCTGGGCGTCACCTTCGACATCGCGTCGCACCTCGCGGAGATCGCGGAGAAGGCCGGCACGTATGAGGCCCCGGACTACATGGCCTCCCGGGGCGAGTACCTGAACGGACGCCTGATCGCCGAGGTGCTCGGCGCGGAGTTCGTGGACCCCGCCGACTGCATCCGTTTCCGCGCCACGGGCGAGCTGGACCCGGCCACCTACGACCTGCTGGGCGCGCGCCTCCAGGGGGGCGGACTGTACGTGGTGCCGGGGTTCTACGGCGCCCTGCCCGACGGGTCCATCAAGACCTTCTCCCGCGGCGGCAGCGACGTCACCGGGTCCATCGTGGCCCGCGCGTCGAAGTCGGACCTCTACGAGAACTGGACCGATGTGTCCGGATTCCGCATGACCGACCCGCGGATCGTGCCCTCCGCCCGCCGCATCGAGGAGGTCACGTACACCGAGCTGCGCGAGCTGTCCTACATGGGCGCGACCGTCCTCCACGAGGAGGCCATCTTCCCGCTGCGCGGGCCCGGCATCCCCATCCACATCCGCAACACCAAGGCCCCCTCGGAGCCCGGCACGATGATCGTGGCGGAGCGCGGGGCCACGCGGCCGGTCTGCGGCATCGCCGGGCGCGCGGGCTTCACGATGATCAACATCGAGAAGACCCTCATGAACCGGGAGAAGGGCTTCGGACGGCGCGTGCTCACCCTCCTCGAGGAGAGGGACATCAGCTGGGAGCACCTCCCCACGGGCATTGACACCATGTCCATCATCCTCCGCGACGACGAGCTGAAGGGCCGCGGCGAGGAGCTGGTGGCCACCCTGAAGAAGTTTCTCTCGCCGGATGTGATCACCCTCAGCCCGGGGCTGGCCATGGTCGCCACGGTGGGCCAGGGCATGAACCACCACATCGGCGTCGCCGCCACGCTCACCGCCGCCCTCGCAAAGGCCAACGTGAACATCCGCGTCATTGACCAGGGCTCCTCGGAAATGAACATCATCGTGGGCGTGGAGGAGAAGGACCTCGCGGCGGCGGTGAGGGCCATCTACGAGGCCTTCGAGGCGTGGGAGGGGCGGCACTGACCCCGCCCGGAGGGGCTTTCACCCCCCGTGGCCGCCGGTTCCCGGCCCGTCCCCCAGCATGA from Candidatus Hydrogenedentota bacterium includes:
- a CDS encoding aspartate kinase, with amino-acid sequence MSRVTCKFGGSSLADAACVRGVVDIIRADAGRRFVVPSAPGKRNAGDKKVTDLLYAWHGLALGGLDPAEPRRIIEERFLELARDLGVTFDIASHLAEIAEKAGTYEAPDYMASRGEYLNGRLIAEVLGAEFVDPADCIRFRATGELDPATYDLLGARLQGGGLYVVPGFYGALPDGSIKTFSRGGSDVTGSIVARASKSDLYENWTDVSGFRMTDPRIVPSARRIEEVTYTELRELSYMGATVLHEEAIFPLRGPGIPIHIRNTKAPSEPGTMIVAERGATRPVCGIAGRAGFTMINIEKTLMNREKGFGRRVLTLLEERDISWEHLPTGIDTMSIILRDDELKGRGEELVATLKKFLSPDVITLSPGLAMVATVGQGMNHHIGVAATLTAALAKANVNIRVIDQGSSEMNIIVGVEEKDLAAAVRAIYEAFEAWEGRH